In Dysgonomonadaceae bacterium zrk40, one genomic interval encodes:
- a CDS encoding sialate O-acetylesterase produces the protein MRSIFLHTALILSLLSSHAQPGSSGEQPARKYSTFYHQRASLFERLPITGTDILFVGNSITNGGEWAELFDNPRIKNRGISGDICEGVYDRLEPLLEGKPDKIFLLIGINDLARGNSPDSIIVQTGRITDRIRRKSPGTKIYLQSILPVNECYGMFEGHTRHRQIIAPLNKRLKEMAETKSITFIDLYSHFVNPGSDRLDTLYSNDGLHLMGEGYLKWAEIVKPYLEE, from the coding sequence ATGCGATCAATCTTCCTTCACACAGCCCTTATCCTTTCACTGCTGAGTAGCCATGCACAGCCGGGAAGTTCGGGAGAACAACCTGCCAGGAAATATTCAACCTTCTATCACCAGCGGGCTTCACTCTTTGAAAGACTGCCGATAACGGGAACGGATATCCTTTTTGTGGGCAACAGCATCACCAATGGCGGTGAGTGGGCAGAGCTTTTTGACAATCCCCGCATAAAAAACCGTGGCATCAGCGGAGATATCTGCGAAGGTGTTTACGACAGGCTGGAGCCGCTACTGGAGGGAAAACCGGATAAAATATTCCTGCTAATCGGCATCAACGACCTTGCACGGGGTAATTCACCCGACTCGATCATTGTCCAAACCGGCAGGATAACAGATAGGATCAGACGTAAGTCACCTGGGACAAAGATCTACCTGCAGAGCATTCTACCTGTGAACGAATGTTACGGGATGTTTGAGGGACATACCAGACATCGTCAGATAATTGCACCACTGAATAAGCGATTGAAGGAGATGGCCGAAACAAAATCAATCACATTTATCGACCTTTACAGCCATTTCGTGAACCCCGGGAGCGATAGGCTGGATACCCTCTACAGCAATGACGGTCTCCATCTTATGGGTGAGGGATACCTAAAGTGGGCGGAGATCGTGAAACCTTATCTGGAAGAATAA
- a CDS encoding TonB-dependent receptor, producing MRKGIPGLFLWILSLTLAAQNVTINVSGNVTDAAFKEPVIGATVVLQDDPTKGTVTDIDGNFTLRDVPTNATLVISYVGYAQQVIPVNGQTTFNVVLSEDSELLQEVVVTGYGGTQLRSKVTNSIAKVSEETLTVGVFSNPAQALSGAVSGLRVIQTSGNPGAAPQIVLRGGTNLNGTGTPLVMVDGQLRDGLNDINPEDIESMEVLKDAGATALYGARASNGVILVTTKSGKAGQRSISLKAKLGFNYVNNPYTFLGTEDYITYMREAYVNTPWAPKNNINGAAPMGTGNVYGENMLWNLMKYSEENKFLLEKGWKTMPDPVNPTDMLIYRETDIAKYSFVNPSMTQDYNLNMSGGNERGSYYAGLGYNHSEGLPITSFYKRYSFILNGSYKVTDWLKTTSNFNYNRANWQSMPPTQSSEENYFGRIQSVPPTARYEDEEGNMLLGANAGDGNQSYQADRFIRDNQTDKFTMIQSFDAQLLKNLSLRGSAQWYYSEGLYESFNRDYETNIGRFNRSRSTSASFDRDFSQTYNTTLNYNTAFAGNHNLDALLGMEYFDRASRGFSASGSGAPTDDFQDLELTDTDENMRSIDSWHSQYRILSYFGRANYDYMGKYLLSGVFRYDGYSSLLGDNRWGFFPGVSAGWIFGYEDFVKENLPALSFGKLRTSFGINGNASGIGAYTLQGSYNPQTYNGRTGFLIGGLPNPALRWEKTRTFEVGMDVSFFENRLNTNLTYYSRLTMDKYAAFVLPTTTGFSSITNNNGEFRNRGLELELSGRIIRTEDFSWEIKGNITYNKNKIISLPDNGLERNRQGGQEIYTGNGDEKIFVGGYQEGQEPGMLVAYRFDGIYKSADEIPGDLVVKTGNAQGKYLYGPAAYNALSDAEKSRALQIEPGDASWGDINGDGIIDNFDQVVIGNTTPRWTGGFNTNFRYKNFSLYGRFDLGLDFWTYDNTTPWFLGNMQGTYNTTTDVFDTWTPENPNAKYPRYVWADQLGTANLYRASTLFAYKGNYLAFRELSLAYSLPKNLANKFYMQRLDLSVTGQNLGYLTAAPIASPERAIGTGIASGTGYGLPRTLLFGINLTF from the coding sequence ATGCGTAAAGGCATCCCGGGATTGTTCCTGTGGATATTGTCTTTAACCCTCGCGGCCCAGAACGTTACAATTAACGTGTCAGGCAATGTGACCGACGCGGCCTTCAAAGAGCCGGTGATTGGGGCGACGGTTGTCCTTCAGGATGACCCGACCAAAGGAACCGTCACTGACATTGACGGTAATTTCACCCTCAGGGATGTACCGACCAACGCCACGCTGGTAATCTCCTATGTGGGTTATGCACAACAGGTGATACCGGTCAACGGGCAAACGACCTTCAACGTGGTGCTCTCCGAGGATAGCGAACTGCTTCAGGAGGTGGTTGTGACCGGTTACGGTGGCACACAGCTTCGCAGCAAGGTGACCAACTCTATAGCCAAGGTGTCGGAAGAGACGCTCACGGTAGGTGTTTTCTCCAATCCTGCACAAGCACTCTCCGGTGCTGTCTCAGGTCTCCGTGTTATCCAGACCTCCGGTAATCCGGGTGCGGCACCGCAGATCGTTCTGCGTGGCGGTACCAACCTCAACGGAACCGGAACCCCCCTGGTGATGGTCGATGGACAGTTGCGCGACGGGCTAAACGACATCAACCCCGAAGACATCGAGTCGATGGAGGTGCTGAAGGATGCAGGTGCTACTGCCCTCTATGGTGCTAGGGCCAGCAACGGTGTTATCCTGGTCACCACCAAGAGTGGCAAGGCCGGACAACGTTCCATCAGCCTGAAAGCCAAACTAGGTTTCAACTACGTGAACAATCCATACACTTTCCTTGGAACAGAGGACTATATCACCTACATGAGGGAAGCGTATGTGAACACCCCCTGGGCCCCGAAAAACAACATCAACGGAGCTGCTCCTATGGGAACAGGTAATGTGTATGGTGAAAACATGCTCTGGAACCTGATGAAATACTCAGAGGAAAACAAGTTCCTCCTGGAGAAAGGGTGGAAAACAATGCCTGACCCGGTCAACCCCACGGATATGCTGATTTACCGAGAGACAGACATCGCCAAGTACAGCTTTGTGAACCCCTCAATGACACAGGATTACAACCTGAACATGTCGGGCGGCAACGAACGGGGCAGCTACTATGCCGGTCTGGGATACAACCACTCGGAAGGATTGCCAATAACCTCCTTCTACAAAAGGTACAGTTTCATCCTGAACGGAAGCTACAAGGTGACCGACTGGCTGAAAACCACCTCCAACTTCAACTACAACCGAGCCAACTGGCAATCAATGCCGCCCACGCAGAGCAGTGAAGAAAACTACTTCGGCCGTATTCAATCTGTCCCACCCACCGCACGCTACGAGGATGAGGAGGGCAACATGCTGCTGGGAGCAAATGCCGGGGATGGGAACCAATCCTACCAGGCTGACCGGTTTATCCGCGACAACCAAACCGACAAGTTCACCATGATCCAGTCGTTCGACGCTCAGCTACTCAAGAACCTCTCACTCAGGGGATCGGCACAATGGTACTACAGCGAAGGTCTCTACGAGTCCTTCAACAGGGACTACGAAACCAACATAGGTAGGTTCAACCGCAGCAGGTCCACATCTGCCAGCTTCGACCGCGACTTTTCACAGACCTACAACACCACGTTGAACTACAACACCGCTTTCGCAGGCAACCACAACCTGGATGCACTGCTGGGGATGGAATATTTCGACAGGGCAAGCAGGGGTTTCAGTGCTTCCGGATCAGGGGCACCCACCGACGACTTTCAGGACCTCGAGCTGACCGACACAGATGAGAACATGCGCAGCATCGACTCCTGGCACTCGCAATACCGTATTCTCTCATACTTCGGCCGCGCCAACTACGACTACATGGGAAAATACTTACTTTCAGGGGTGTTCCGATATGACGGTTATTCATCGCTGCTGGGCGATAACCGCTGGGGCTTCTTCCCAGGTGTATCTGCCGGCTGGATCTTTGGATATGAGGATTTCGTAAAAGAGAACCTGCCCGCGCTCTCCTTCGGTAAGTTGCGCACCAGCTTCGGTATCAACGGAAATGCCAGCGGCATCGGGGCCTATACGCTCCAGGGATCCTACAACCCACAGACCTACAACGGCCGCACCGGTTTCCTGATCGGCGGACTGCCCAACCCCGCATTGCGCTGGGAAAAGACACGCACCTTTGAAGTGGGTATGGATGTCAGCTTCTTCGAGAACAGGCTGAACACGAACCTCACCTACTACAGCCGTCTGACGATGGACAAATATGCCGCTTTTGTCCTCCCCACAACCACCGGCTTCTCCTCCATCACCAACAACAACGGTGAATTCAGAAACAGGGGATTGGAACTGGAACTCTCCGGCAGGATCATCCGCACCGAAGATTTCAGCTGGGAGATAAAGGGAAACATCACCTACAACAAGAACAAGATCATCTCACTCCCGGACAACGGACTGGAGAGAAACCGACAGGGAGGACAGGAGATCTATACCGGCAACGGAGACGAAAAGATCTTCGTGGGCGGCTATCAGGAAGGACAGGAACCGGGCATGCTTGTTGCATACCGTTTCGACGGAATATACAAGTCTGCAGACGAAATCCCGGGCGACTTGGTAGTGAAAACGGGCAACGCACAAGGTAAATATCTCTATGGGCCGGCAGCTTACAACGCACTGTCAGACGCCGAAAAATCAAGGGCCCTCCAGATTGAGCCGGGAGATGCCAGCTGGGGAGACATCAACGGCGACGGCATCATCGACAACTTCGACCAGGTGGTGATCGGCAATACCACACCCCGATGGACCGGAGGCTTCAACACCAACTTCAGGTACAAGAACTTCTCGCTTTACGGACGCTTCGACCTCGGCCTGGACTTCTGGACCTACGACAACACCACTCCCTGGTTCCTGGGTAACATGCAGGGTACCTACAACACAACCACCGACGTGTTCGACACCTGGACACCGGAGAACCCGAACGCCAAATACCCCCGCTATGTGTGGGCTGACCAATTGGGCACGGCCAACCTCTATCGCGCCTCCACCCTTTTCGCCTACAAGGGGAACTACCTTGCGTTCCGCGAATTATCACTGGCCTACAGCCTCCCGAAGAACCTGGCCAACAAGTTCTACATGCAAAGACTTGACCTCTCAGTGACCGGTCAAAACCTGGGGTACCTCACCGCAGCCCCCATCGCCAGTCCTGAGCGTGCCATCGGTACAGGAATCGCCAGCGGTACCGGCTACGGCCTCCCCCGCACCCTCCTGTTTGGTATTAACTTGACATTTTAA
- a CDS encoding AGE family epimerase/isomerase, with product MTYFNNLATQYRAELLDKVVPFWLNRSQDLEHGGYFTCLDRQGNVYDTDKFIWLQAREVWLFSMLYNKVEKRQEWLECAVHGAEFLKKHGHDGNYNWYFSLTREGKPLVEPYNIFSYTFAAMAFGQLSLATGENEHADIAKKTFDIILSKQENPKGQWNKAHNGSRPLRDLAFPMILCNLSMEIEHLLEKEYLMETMEHCVTEVMGKFRHPELGGLLVEHLTPDGELSDSFEGRLINPGHGIEAMWFVMDLGVRLNRPQLIEKAVETTLKTVEYGWDKEYGGIFYFLDRKGYPPQQLEWDQKLWWVHLEAMIALIKGYQLTGSKKSLEWFEKVQEYTWSHFRDPEHPEWWGYLNRRGEVLLDLKGGKWKGCFHVPRALYQIWKTLEKTGQ from the coding sequence ATGACATATTTTAACAATCTTGCAACTCAGTACAGGGCAGAACTGCTCGACAAGGTGGTCCCCTTCTGGCTGAACCGCTCACAGGACCTGGAGCATGGAGGCTACTTCACCTGTCTCGATCGGCAGGGGAACGTATACGATACAGATAAGTTCATCTGGCTTCAGGCAAGAGAGGTGTGGCTTTTCTCAATGCTTTACAACAAAGTTGAAAAACGTCAGGAGTGGCTTGAATGTGCTGTTCACGGAGCCGAATTTTTGAAAAAACATGGCCATGACGGCAACTACAACTGGTACTTTTCTCTCACCCGTGAGGGAAAGCCCCTTGTAGAGCCATACAACATCTTCTCCTACACCTTCGCAGCCATGGCCTTCGGTCAGCTGAGCCTCGCCACCGGGGAGAATGAGCATGCCGATATCGCAAAAAAGACATTCGACATCATCCTCTCCAAACAGGAGAATCCCAAGGGACAGTGGAACAAGGCGCATAACGGAAGCCGCCCGCTCAGGGACCTGGCATTCCCTATGATCCTCTGCAACCTCTCGATGGAGATCGAACACCTGCTGGAGAAGGAGTACCTGATGGAAACCATGGAGCATTGCGTCACCGAGGTGATGGGCAAGTTTCGCCACCCTGAACTGGGGGGACTTTTGGTGGAACACCTCACCCCAGACGGGGAGCTCTCCGACAGCTTTGAGGGACGACTGATCAACCCGGGGCACGGCATCGAAGCGATGTGGTTCGTGATGGACCTGGGAGTACGGCTCAATCGGCCCCAACTGATTGAGAAGGCGGTGGAAACCACCCTAAAGACGGTGGAGTACGGCTGGGACAAGGAGTATGGCGGCATCTTTTATTTCCTGGACCGCAAGGGATATCCACCCCAGCAGCTGGAGTGGGATCAGAAGCTCTGGTGGGTTCACCTGGAGGCAATGATCGCACTGATCAAGGGTTATCAACTGACCGGCTCTAAGAAAAGCCTGGAGTGGTTCGAAAAAGTGCAGGAATACACTTGGAGCCATTTCAGAGATCCCGAACACCCAGAGTGGTGGGGTTATCTCAATCGGCGTGGTGAGGTGCTGCTCGATCTTAAGGGGGGCAAGTGGAAAGGTTGCTTCCATGTACCCAGGGCGCTCTACCAGATCTGGAAAACACTGGAAAAAACCGGTCAGTAA
- a CDS encoding sialate O-acetylesterase: MKKNILSILLLFPLLLSAQQVKVACVGNSVTYGYKLADRSSHAYPVQLQQLLGDDYRVENFGHSGATLLEKGHNPYRELPAFENAVTFEPDIVVIHLGLNDTDPRNWPRFRDEFTKDYIDLIRTFRQLKPDTKVWICRLTPIFSWHPRFKSSTRVWYDQVQREIERVAAVTGVPLIDLNSPLYNRPDLFPDALHPTTEGAGIIAKTVYGALTGDFGGLHLPEIFSNHMVMQRHNPVKFWGTANAATEVTIRFAGKTGKTRTGDNGRWEITFPPMKAGGPYKATITNEESTIHLTDILMGEVWICSGQSNIAFRLQDAATAKEDIPLSANSQIRFFDMKEIAPTNAMEWDEGVLSRVNRLEYYHPTSWTLSDTLTAKQFSAVGYHFGRMLQEQLGVPVGLIHNAIGGSPTEAWIDRKSMEHDPLMVDFFTNWHNNDFIDGWVRERGMQNIVRAKENPFQQHPYKPSYLFESGMAPITRYPVAGAIWYQGESNANNVELHEQLLPAMVDSWRNAWEQDFPFYYVQLSSMETGRESWGHFRDSQRRLTEQIPRSGMVVTSDLGHRTDVHPRRKKEVGERLARLALAYTYGKKISKSGPLYRRVQFEGERAIVSFSEAKRLRSSDNKPVRDAELAGADKIFYPAEAVIRGNQLVVTSDKAPHPVFVRYGWSSYTEGNLVNEAGLPASTFSSENP, encoded by the coding sequence ATGAAAAAGAATATTCTCTCTATCCTGCTACTTTTTCCGCTGTTGCTATCCGCACAACAGGTGAAGGTGGCCTGCGTGGGCAACTCGGTCACCTATGGTTACAAGCTGGCGGACCGTTCGTCGCACGCCTATCCTGTACAACTGCAGCAGCTGCTGGGAGATGACTACAGGGTGGAGAACTTCGGCCACAGCGGCGCCACACTGCTGGAAAAGGGTCACAACCCCTACCGGGAGCTGCCTGCATTTGAAAATGCGGTTACCTTCGAGCCCGATATCGTGGTGATCCACCTGGGACTGAACGACACCGACCCGCGTAACTGGCCCAGATTCCGGGACGAGTTCACCAAAGACTACATAGACCTGATCCGCACCTTCCGGCAGTTAAAGCCTGACACCAAAGTATGGATCTGCCGCCTGACACCCATTTTCAGCTGGCACCCCCGCTTCAAGTCGAGCACCCGTGTATGGTACGACCAGGTGCAACGAGAGATCGAACGGGTAGCAGCAGTGACCGGCGTACCGCTGATCGACCTGAACAGTCCCCTCTACAACCGCCCCGACCTCTTCCCCGATGCACTCCACCCTACGACCGAGGGAGCGGGTATCATCGCAAAAACGGTATACGGTGCTCTCACGGGCGATTTTGGCGGACTGCATCTGCCGGAGATATTCAGCAACCATATGGTGATGCAGCGCCACAACCCTGTGAAATTCTGGGGTACCGCCAATGCGGCGACCGAGGTGACCATCCGTTTCGCTGGGAAGACAGGCAAGACGCGAACAGGCGACAACGGGAGATGGGAGATCACATTTCCACCGATGAAGGCAGGTGGTCCTTACAAGGCCACCATCACAAATGAAGAGAGCACCATCCACCTCACCGACATCCTGATGGGTGAGGTGTGGATCTGCTCCGGCCAGTCCAACATTGCATTCCGGCTGCAGGATGCCGCCACAGCAAAGGAAGATATCCCTCTCTCCGCGAACAGTCAGATCCGCTTCTTCGATATGAAGGAAATCGCACCAACCAATGCCATGGAGTGGGATGAGGGCGTGCTGTCAAGGGTGAACCGGCTCGAATATTACCACCCCACATCCTGGACCCTATCAGACACACTCACGGCAAAACAGTTCTCCGCCGTGGGTTACCATTTCGGCAGAATGCTGCAGGAGCAGCTGGGTGTGCCCGTGGGACTGATCCACAATGCTATCGGCGGCTCACCCACCGAGGCGTGGATCGACCGAAAAAGCATGGAGCATGACCCGCTGATGGTCGACTTCTTCACCAATTGGCACAACAACGACTTCATCGATGGATGGGTGCGTGAGAGGGGCATGCAGAACATCGTCCGTGCAAAAGAGAACCCCTTTCAACAACATCCTTACAAGCCCTCCTACCTCTTTGAGAGCGGTATGGCCCCGATTACCCGCTATCCCGTAGCCGGTGCCATTTGGTACCAGGGTGAGTCGAACGCCAATAATGTGGAGCTGCATGAGCAGTTGCTCCCCGCCATGGTGGATAGCTGGCGCAACGCCTGGGAGCAAGATTTCCCCTTCTACTACGTGCAGCTCTCCAGCATGGAGACAGGACGCGAGTCGTGGGGACACTTCCGCGACAGCCAGCGCAGGCTGACGGAACAGATTCCCCGCTCCGGAATGGTGGTCACCTCTGATCTGGGGCACCGGACCGATGTCCACCCACGTAGGAAGAAAGAGGTGGGTGAGCGGCTGGCCCGGCTGGCACTGGCTTACACCTACGGAAAGAAAATCTCCAAAAGCGGACCACTCTATCGCAGGGTGCAGTTTGAGGGAGAAAGAGCCATCGTATCCTTCAGTGAGGCAAAGAGATTGCGTTCCTCTGACAACAAGCCGGTGCGCGATGCCGAGCTGGCGGGAGCTGACAAAATATTCTACCCGGCAGAGGCAGTGATCCGGGGCAACCAACTGGTGGTGACGAGCGATAAGGCACCCCATCCCGTGTTCGTGCGCTATGGTTGGAGCTCCTACACTGAAGGCAACTTGGTCAATGAAGCGGGACTACCCGCCTCCACCTTCTCATCAGAGAATCCATAA
- a CDS encoding RagB/SusD family nutrient uptake outer membrane protein, which yields MKISKFTFISGVLTLLLGVSYTSCSDSLDLAPVDYYGSESYWKTEAHAAGYIDGIHKHLRDAAWQHTIVFGELRGGHFISGTSGDGSSVFSGSIIEQNFDANNTGVSGFGNLYGRITNCNLFIARVKDADYIEEAKKNYFMGMVHGIRAFYYFELYRIYGGVPLRLGVEVIDGELDPTKLYMPRANPSEVMAQIKDDLQKSLDYFGTVNGFNPYGMGSKVYWNKAATEALTGEVYLWNAKVTTGDNSANQADLAVAKQHLENVANNYGLKMLTDFSKVFDATNKANDEIIFAIRYAEGEASNEASYFVYNVGTGQTNRNSYLEDGTLFDDPLQLATTSSMQRYEYKKEFFERFDMLDSRRNATFLPAYNKDEEGQLVLRGTHVKKNIGYINSNGIRQWVGDYIYYRLPWVYLSLAEIANMEGDNPKVEEYINKVRQRAYGDNWSSEVAFTAGDFTTNELAILHEKDKEFVQEGQRWWDLRRMTLTKGGKHLVFTPEGSIDGNPILNEATEAHKVLWPLNKGLLDNDDALEQTPGY from the coding sequence ATGAAGATCTCAAAATTTACATTCATATCCGGAGTGCTGACGCTGTTGCTCGGAGTCTCATACACCTCCTGCAGCGACTCACTCGACTTGGCTCCCGTGGACTACTACGGCAGTGAATCTTACTGGAAAACGGAAGCACATGCGGCAGGATACATCGATGGTATCCACAAGCACCTGAGAGATGCTGCATGGCAACATACCATAGTTTTTGGAGAACTGAGGGGAGGCCACTTCATCTCTGGCACGAGCGGTGATGGCTCATCGGTGTTCAGCGGCTCAATCATTGAGCAAAACTTCGATGCCAACAATACCGGAGTGTCAGGATTCGGCAACCTCTACGGCAGAATCACCAACTGCAACCTCTTTATCGCCCGTGTGAAGGATGCCGACTACATCGAAGAAGCAAAGAAAAATTATTTCATGGGAATGGTGCACGGCATTCGCGCCTTCTACTACTTCGAGCTCTACCGGATTTATGGCGGGGTACCCCTGAGACTGGGAGTTGAAGTGATTGACGGTGAACTGGACCCTACCAAACTCTACATGCCCAGGGCAAATCCCTCGGAGGTGATGGCTCAAATCAAGGATGACCTGCAGAAATCACTCGATTACTTCGGCACTGTAAATGGATTCAACCCCTATGGGATGGGTAGCAAGGTATACTGGAACAAGGCAGCCACCGAGGCGCTGACCGGTGAGGTCTACCTCTGGAACGCCAAGGTAACCACCGGTGACAACAGCGCCAATCAGGCTGACCTGGCTGTAGCCAAACAACACCTTGAGAATGTGGCAAACAACTACGGCTTAAAGATGCTGACCGATTTCTCAAAGGTGTTCGATGCTACGAACAAGGCCAATGACGAAATCATCTTCGCCATCCGCTACGCCGAGGGTGAGGCATCAAACGAGGCCAGTTACTTTGTATACAACGTGGGTACCGGCCAGACCAACAGGAACTCCTACCTGGAAGATGGCACACTCTTTGACGATCCGCTGCAACTGGCAACCACCTCTTCGATGCAACGCTATGAATACAAAAAAGAGTTCTTCGAACGCTTTGATATGTTGGACAGCCGCCGCAACGCCACCTTTTTACCCGCATACAACAAAGACGAAGAGGGGCAACTGGTGCTGAGGGGGACCCATGTGAAGAAAAACATCGGTTACATCAACTCCAACGGTATCCGCCAATGGGTGGGCGATTATATCTACTACCGCTTGCCCTGGGTCTACCTATCGCTGGCTGAAATTGCTAACATGGAAGGTGACAACCCCAAGGTGGAGGAGTACATCAACAAGGTACGCCAGCGTGCATACGGAGACAACTGGAGCAGTGAAGTTGCTTTTACTGCCGGTGATTTCACCACCAACGAACTGGCGATCCTGCATGAGAAGGACAAAGAGTTCGTACAGGAGGGTCAACGCTGGTGGGACCTGCGACGCATGACCCTCACCAAGGGAGGCAAACACCTGGTATTCACACCGGAGGGGAGCATCGACGGCAATCCGATCCTGAACGAAGCCACTGAAGCACACAAGGTACTCTGGCCGCTCAACAAGGGACTCCTCGACAACGATGATGCCTTGGAGCAAACTCCGGGATACTAA